The following DNA comes from Atribacterota bacterium.
ACCGCCATGATTTCCTCAATATCAGGGCGCTCCTTTAAGGGATATTCCTTTTTCCAGATGATTTTCCCCTCTTTGTCGACCACGAATACCGCTCTTTTGGAGAATCCCTCTTCCTGGTCAAAAATCCCATACTCCTGGGCCACTTTCCCGTGGGGCCAGAAGTCTGAAAGGAGGAGGGTTTCTTTCACCCCGATTTCTTTGGCCCAGGCGTGCTTGGAGGGCACCGGGTCCACACTCAATCCAAAGGCGATGGCGTTCAGCTGGTCGAGTTCTCCCTTCTTGGCTTCGAGGTCCTGCATCTGGTACGTGCAAACCCGGGTGAAAGCCAGAGGGTGGAAAGAGAGGATCACCGTTTTCCCACGAAAACGGCTCAGGGTTTGCGCTTCCCCGTGTTGATCTTTGAGAGTGAAATCTGGAGCCCAATCACCGATTTCAGGCATCGAAAGCGCCTCCTTTTCTTTTTTTGATATAAAGCCAGAAGCGGTTCTTCTTTATTCCCGGGAGGTCCGGCAAAAAGCGGATTTTTGGGGAGTGGCTGGGAATGCGCTTGGTGTTGACTTGAGAACGAGGGAAGCATATACTGTATAAAAAGGGGTGGGTGTTGCATTTCCAATTCTGCGTCATCCGAGTTTGGCCAT
Coding sequences within:
- a CDS encoding redoxin domain-containing protein — encoded protein: MPEIGDWAPDFTLKDQHGEAQTLSRFRGKTVILSFHPLAFTRVCTYQMQDLEAKKGELDQLNAIAFGLSVDPVPSKHAWAKEIGVKETLLLSDFWPHGKVAQEYGIFDQEEGFSKRAVFVVDKEGKIIWKKEYPLKERPDIEEIMAVVKK